In one Nicotiana sylvestris chromosome 8, ASM39365v2, whole genome shotgun sequence genomic region, the following are encoded:
- the LOC104229911 gene encoding probable O-methyltransferase 3 encodes MVVPIVGEHETEILHAQTHIWNHIFSFINSMSLKSAIQLNIPDIIHKHGKPMTLDQLANALSINKAKTTHLRRLMRILIHSGFFVKSRIQENEGESERIGEGYALAPPSRLLLKDEPLSVTPFLLAMLDPILVKPWHHVSEWFENDHPTPFDTAHGRTFWDYAGHEPRLNHFFNDAMASDAKLVMNVVIKYSKDVFEGLNSIVDVGGGTGTVAKSIANAFPDLQCTVFDLPHVVEGLEGNKNLNYVGGDFFVSIPPADALLLKWILHDWSDEESVKILKKCKEAIPSREKGGKVIIIDMMVDNKIGDDESIETQIFFDMLMMVLVTGRERSEKGWAKLFSDAGFSDYKVTPILGLRSLIEVYP; translated from the exons ATGGTGGTGCCAATTGTAGGAGAGCATGAGACTGAAATTCTACATGCTCAAACTCACATATGGAACCACATTTTCAGTTTCATAAACTCTATGTCACTCAAATCAGCCATTCAATTAAACATCCCAGATATAATCCACAAACATGGCAAACCAATGACTCTTGATCAATTAGCCAATGCCCTTTCAATCAACAAAGCCAAAACCACTCACCTACGACGTTTAATGCGAATATTAATCCATTCTGGATTCTTCGTCAAGTCCAGAATCCAAGAAAACGAAGGGGAAAGCGAGCGCATAGGCGAAGGCTATGCCCTCGCACCCCCTTCTCGTCTTTTATTAAAAGACGAGCCGTTAAGTGTGACACCTTTTTTACTAGCCATGTTAGATCCAATTTTAGTGAAACCTTGGCATCATGTTAGTGAATGGTTTGAGAATGATCATCCTACACCATTTGACACTGCTCATGGTAGAACATTTTGGGATTATGCTGGACATGAACCTAGGCTTAATCATTTTTTTAATGATGCTATGGCTAGTGATGCAAAGTTGGTAATGAATGTGGTTATAAAATATTCTAAGGATGTTTTTGAAGGGTTAAATTCTATTGTAGATGTAGGTGGTGGAACTGGAACTGTAGCTAAATCTATTGCTAATGCTTTCCCTGATTTACAATGTACTGTCTTTGATCTTCCTCATGTGGTTGAAGGGCTTGAGGGGAATAAGAATTTGAATTATGTTGGAGGAGACTTCTTTGTGTCCATTCCCCCTGCTGATGCTCTTCTTCTCAAG TGGATATTGCACGATTGGAGCGATGAAGAAAGTGTGAAAATATTGAAGAAATGCAAAGAAGCAATACCAAGCAGAGAAAAAGGTGGAAAAGTGATAATTATTGATATGATGGTTGATAATAAGATAGGAGATGATGAATCAATTGAAACTCAAATTTTCTTTGATATGTTAATGATGGTTTTAGTCACTGGAAGAGAAAGATCCGAAAAAGGTTGGGCAAAGCTTTTTTCAGATGCTGGCTTTAGTGATTATAAAGTTACTCCTATTCTTGGATTAAGATCTTTAATTGAGGTTtatccttaa